The Salvelinus fontinalis isolate EN_2023a chromosome 36, ASM2944872v1, whole genome shotgun sequence genome window below encodes:
- the LOC129835087 gene encoding echinoderm microtubule-associated protein-like 3 isoform X2, producing MDGSTNSLDDVSAGSSADYPDRVSTIEGRLQLQENEITLLKSSLADALRRLRLHDQLIPLLKQQLIAVNPAAARVLNQVFCSDGFSSSRKLSSSSALDGTRHPATRVRRNSEKLSKDPQEKTKKRLDKKAASSANLLTRSPSLESRTKELIASAASAGSRRGTQGQSIKMFIRGRPITMYVPSNIQNYDDLRMEPPVEKLELDWVYGYRGRDCRANLYLLASGEAVYFIACVVVLYHINNRTQRHYSKHTDCVRCLTIHPDRVRVASGQTAGVDKDGKPLQPYVHIWDSSTLITLQQIGLGTFERGVGSVAFSFADSGAFLCVIDDSNEHMLSVWDCAKGTKHAEVKSTNEAVFTVEFNPNDSTNIITCGKSHVYFWTLSAGSLTKKQGIFGKYKKPKFIQCFVFSLTGDVLTGDSEGNILTWGKSPGDVKTLGKGAKETFQIMRQTRAHDGSVFTLCMLQGGALLSGGGKDRKIIRWSADLAPERECEIPEEFGAVRCIADVDGEEVLVGTTRNAILRGTFSDGFVAIVQGHVDEMWGLATHPSQDVFLTCGHDRQVCVWNTEEHKLDWCTTLEEYGLCADFCPNGAVVSVGLSTGRWLVLDLQTKDVVSDYTDGNEQLSVMRYSPDGSFLAVGSHDNFIYIYNVTESGRRYSRYGKCNGHSSFITHLDWSKDGKYIMSNSGDYEILYWDIAGGCKLLRNRYESKDREWASYTCVLGFHVMGVWLEGSDGTDINALCRSHNERMVAVADDFCKVHLFQYPCPKPKAPNHSYEGHGSHVTNVRFTHCDSHVLSMGGKDTCILQWRVKRGGTGDSRGDRLHSSSSTSTSSPEP from the exons ATGGATGGTTCTACGAATAGTCTAG ATGATGTGTCGGCAGGCAGCAGCGCTGACTACCCAGACCGGGTGTCCACGATAGAGGGGCGCCTTCAGTTGCAGGAGAACGAGATCACTCTGCTCAAGTCATCACTGGCCGACGCGCTGCGCAGGCTCCGCCTCCACGACCAGCTGATCCCCCTGCTCAAACAGCAGCTCATCGCAG TGAACCCTGCAGCGGCCCGTGTCCTGAACCAAGTCTTCTGCTCTGATGGTTTCTCCAGCTCCCGTAAACTGTCTTCCAGCTCAGCCCTGGATGGCACCCGCCACCCTGCCACCAG AGTTCGCAGGAACAGTGAGAAACTGTCAAAGGACCCCCAGGAGAAGACCAAGAAGCGGTTGGACAAAAAAGCAGCTTCTTCGGCCAACCTCCTCACCCGATCCCCCAGTCTGGAGAG CCGGACCAAAGAGCTCATCGCCAGTGCAG CATCAGCCGGATCGAGACGAGGAACCCAAG GTCAATCAATCAAGATGTTCATCCGCGGTCGACCAATCACCATGTACGTCCCCTCCAACATCCAGAACTACGATGATCTGAGGATGGAGCCACCTGTAGAGAAACTGGAACTCGATTGGGT TTACGGTTACCGGGGGCGTGACTGCCGAGCCAACCTGTACCTGCTGGCGTCGGGGGAGGCAGTATACTTCATCGCCTGTGTGGTGGTGCTGTACCACATCAACAACCGCACTCAACGCCACTACAGCAAACACACAGACTGTGTCCGCTG TCTAACCATCCATCCAGACAGGGTGCGGGTGGCGTCGGGGCAGACGGCTGGGGTGGATAAGGATGGCAAG CCTCTGCAGCCTTATGTCCACATATGGGATTCCTCCACATTGATCACCCTACAACAGATAGGACTGGGCACGTTTGAGCGAGGTGTAGGATCTGTAGCCTTCTCCTTTGCA GACTCTGGAGCCTTCCTCTGTGTGATTGATGACTCCAATGAAcacatgctgtctgtgtgggactGCGCCAAAGGAACCAAGCACGCAGAGGTTAAG AGCACCAACGAGGCAGTGTTTACAGTCGAGTTTAACCCCAACGACAGCACCAACATCATCACCTGTGGCAAGTCTCACGTCTACTTCTGGACGCTAAGTGCCGGCTCACTCACCAAGAAGCAGGGCATCTTCGGG AAATACAAGAAGCCCAAGTTCATCCAGTGCTTTGTGTTCAGCCTGACGGGAGACGTGCTGACCGGGGACTCCGAGGGGAACATCCTGACCTGGGGCAAATCACCCGGCGACGTCAAGACACTGGGGAAAGGGGCCAAAG AGACGTTCCAGATCATGCGGCAGACGCGGGCCCACGACGGCAGTGTGTTTACTCTGTGTATGCTGCAGGGGGGCGCTCTCCTCAGCGGCGGGGGTAAAGACCGTAAGATCATCCGCTGGAGCGCTGACCTGGCACCCGAGAGAGAGTGTGAG ATTCCAGAAGAGTTCGGGGCGGTCCGTTGCATTGCGGATGTAGACGGGGAAGAGGTGTTGGTTGGTACCACCCGAAATGCCATCCTAAGGGGCACTTTCTCTGACGGCTTCGTGGCCATAGTACAG GGCCATGTGGATGAGATGTGGGGCTtggccacacacccctcccaggaTGTCTTCCTCACCTGTGGACATGACAGACAGGTGTGCGTGTGGAACACAGAGGAGCACAAACTGGACTGGTGCACCACGCTAGAG GAGTATGGGCTGTGTGCTGATTTCTGTCCCAATGGGGCTGTGGTGTCTGTTGGGCTGAGCACGGGCAG GTGGCTGGTCCTTGACCTGCAGACCAAAGATGTAGTCTCAGACTACACAGATGGGAATGAACAGCTGTCCGTAATGAGATACTCACCAG ATGGAAGCTTCCTGGCCGTGGGTTCCCATGACAActtcatctacatctataacgtCACAGAGAGTGGACGGCGCTACTCCCGCTACGGAAAGTGCAAT GGTCACTCCAGCTTCATCACTCACCTTGATTGGTCCAAAGACGGGAAGTACATTATGTCCAACTCAGGCGATTACGAAATCCTTTACT GGGACATCGCTGGAGGCTGCAAACTGCTGAGGAACCGCTATGAGAGCAAAGACAGAGAATGGGCGTCCTACACCTGTGTACTGGGCTTCCACGTCATGG GTGTGTGGTTGGAGGGTTCAGACGGTACAGACATCAACGCCCTCTGTCGCTCCCACAATGAGAGAATGGTGGCGGTGGCCGATGACTTCTGTAAAGTCCACCTCTTCCAGTACCCCTGCCCAAAACCCAAA GCTCCAAACCACAGTTATGAGGGCCACGGCAGTCACGTGACCAACGTGCGCTTCACCCACTGTGACAGTCACGTGCTCTCAATGGGCGGCAAGGACACCTGTATCCTCCAGTGGAGGGTCAAGAGAGGAGGGACGGGGGACAGCAGGGGAGACCGCCTacactcctcctcttccacctcaaCCAGCTCCCCAGAACCttaa
- the LOC129835087 gene encoding echinoderm microtubule-associated protein-like 3 isoform X3: MDGSTNSLDDVSAGSSADYPDRVSTIEGRLQLQENEITLLKSSLADALRRLRLHDQLIPLLKQQLIAVNPAAARVLNQVFCSDGFSSSRKLSSSSALDGTRHPATSQVGNNIEGENGHYGDNGSLVPMCKPPTYDRATQTELTPLGQDQGLDRVPLALTSDIQSLSLEDALPKGISPTEGSRATLHRIQGLEEDEEVEKEKDLSRASSVEEPIHPTTMRSLQREDLQDPNGSTESLSSGRQTPIPGSPATPKDLPPSPRSGPLSTILEGQNKPLVRRNSEKLSKDPQEKTKKRLDKKAASSANLLTRSPSLESRTKELIASAASAGSRRGTQGQSIKMFIRGRPITMYVPSNIQNYDDLRMEPPVEKLELDWVYGYRGRDCRANLYLLASGEAVYFIACVVVLYHINNRTQRHYSKHTDCVRCLTIHPDRVRVASGQTAGVDKDGKPLQPYVHIWDSSTLITLQQIGLGTFERGVGSVAFSFADSGAFLCVIDDSNEHMLSVWDCAKGTKHAEVKSTNEAVFTVEFNPNDSTNIITCGKSHVYFWTLSAGSLTKKQGIFGKYKKPKFIQCFVFSLTGDVLTGDSEGNILTWGKSPGDVKTLGKGAKVPPQPTMLPDSIAVTLFPLALQMCETCDNKTFQIMRQTRAHDGSVFTLCMLQGGALLSGGGKDRKIIRWSADLAPERECEIPEEFGAVRCIADVDGEEVLVGTTRNAILRGTFSDGFVAIVQGHVDEMWGLATHPSQDVFLTCGHDRQVCVWNTEEHKLDWCTTLEEYGLCADFCPNGAVVSVGLSTGRWLVLDLQTKDVVSDYTDGNEQLSVMRYSPDGSFLAVGSHDNFIYIYNVTESGRRYSRYGKCNGHSSFITHLDWSKDGKYIMSNSGDYEILYWDIAGGCKLLRNRYESKDREWASYTCVLGFHVMGVWLEGSDGTDINALCRSHNERMVAVADDFCKVHLFQYPCPKPKAPNHSYEGHGSHVTNVRFTHCDSHVLSMGGKDTCILQWRVKRGGTGDSRGDRLHSSSSTSTSSPEP; encoded by the exons ATGGATGGTTCTACGAATAGTCTAG ATGATGTGTCGGCAGGCAGCAGCGCTGACTACCCAGACCGGGTGTCCACGATAGAGGGGCGCCTTCAGTTGCAGGAGAACGAGATCACTCTGCTCAAGTCATCACTGGCCGACGCGCTGCGCAGGCTCCGCCTCCACGACCAGCTGATCCCCCTGCTCAAACAGCAGCTCATCGCAG TGAACCCTGCAGCGGCCCGTGTCCTGAACCAAGTCTTCTGCTCTGATGGTTTCTCCAGCTCCCGTAAACTGTCTTCCAGCTCAGCCCTGGATGGCACCCGCCACCCTGCCACCAG cCAAGTGGGAAACAACATTGAAGGTGAGAATGGTCACTATGGGGACAATGGATCCCTAGTCCCTATGTGTAAGCCCCCTACATATGATCGGGCTACCCAGACAGAGCTCACCCCGCTGGGGCAGGACCAGGGGCTAGACAGGGTCCCCCTGGCTCTCACCAGTGACATCCAGAGCCTCTCCCTGGAAGATGCCCTCCCCAAGGGTATCTCTCCGACCGAGGGGTCCCGGGCCACGCTCCACCGCATCCAGGGGCTTGAAGAGGATGAGGAAGTGGAGAAGGAAAAGGACCTGAGCAGGGCGTCTTCTGTAGAGGAGCCCATCCACCCCACCACCATGAGGAGCCTCCAGAGAGAGGACCTCCAGGACCCCAATGGCTCCACGGAGAGCCTGAGTTCAGGCCGCCAGACCCCAATCCCGGGGTCCCCAGCCACCCCTAAGGACCTGCCCCCCAGCCCCCGGAGCGGACCTCTCTCCACTATCCTGGAGGGCCAGAATAAACCCTT AGTTCGCAGGAACAGTGAGAAACTGTCAAAGGACCCCCAGGAGAAGACCAAGAAGCGGTTGGACAAAAAAGCAGCTTCTTCGGCCAACCTCCTCACCCGATCCCCCAGTCTGGAGAG CCGGACCAAAGAGCTCATCGCCAGTGCAG CATCAGCCGGATCGAGACGAGGAACCCAAG GTCAATCAATCAAGATGTTCATCCGCGGTCGACCAATCACCATGTACGTCCCCTCCAACATCCAGAACTACGATGATCTGAGGATGGAGCCACCTGTAGAGAAACTGGAACTCGATTGGGT TTACGGTTACCGGGGGCGTGACTGCCGAGCCAACCTGTACCTGCTGGCGTCGGGGGAGGCAGTATACTTCATCGCCTGTGTGGTGGTGCTGTACCACATCAACAACCGCACTCAACGCCACTACAGCAAACACACAGACTGTGTCCGCTG TCTAACCATCCATCCAGACAGGGTGCGGGTGGCGTCGGGGCAGACGGCTGGGGTGGATAAGGATGGCAAG CCTCTGCAGCCTTATGTCCACATATGGGATTCCTCCACATTGATCACCCTACAACAGATAGGACTGGGCACGTTTGAGCGAGGTGTAGGATCTGTAGCCTTCTCCTTTGCA GACTCTGGAGCCTTCCTCTGTGTGATTGATGACTCCAATGAAcacatgctgtctgtgtgggactGCGCCAAAGGAACCAAGCACGCAGAGGTTAAG AGCACCAACGAGGCAGTGTTTACAGTCGAGTTTAACCCCAACGACAGCACCAACATCATCACCTGTGGCAAGTCTCACGTCTACTTCTGGACGCTAAGTGCCGGCTCACTCACCAAGAAGCAGGGCATCTTCGGG AAATACAAGAAGCCCAAGTTCATCCAGTGCTTTGTGTTCAGCCTGACGGGAGACGTGCTGACCGGGGACTCCGAGGGGAACATCCTGACCTGGGGCAAATCACCCGGCGACGTCAAGACACTGGGGAAAGGGGCCAAAG TACCTCCTCAACCAACTATGCTACCAGACTCCATAGCTGTGACTCTTTTTCCCCTTGCTCTCCAAATGTGTGAGACCTGTGACAATA AGACGTTCCAGATCATGCGGCAGACGCGGGCCCACGACGGCAGTGTGTTTACTCTGTGTATGCTGCAGGGGGGCGCTCTCCTCAGCGGCGGGGGTAAAGACCGTAAGATCATCCGCTGGAGCGCTGACCTGGCACCCGAGAGAGAGTGTGAG ATTCCAGAAGAGTTCGGGGCGGTCCGTTGCATTGCGGATGTAGACGGGGAAGAGGTGTTGGTTGGTACCACCCGAAATGCCATCCTAAGGGGCACTTTCTCTGACGGCTTCGTGGCCATAGTACAG GGCCATGTGGATGAGATGTGGGGCTtggccacacacccctcccaggaTGTCTTCCTCACCTGTGGACATGACAGACAGGTGTGCGTGTGGAACACAGAGGAGCACAAACTGGACTGGTGCACCACGCTAGAG GAGTATGGGCTGTGTGCTGATTTCTGTCCCAATGGGGCTGTGGTGTCTGTTGGGCTGAGCACGGGCAG GTGGCTGGTCCTTGACCTGCAGACCAAAGATGTAGTCTCAGACTACACAGATGGGAATGAACAGCTGTCCGTAATGAGATACTCACCAG ATGGAAGCTTCCTGGCCGTGGGTTCCCATGACAActtcatctacatctataacgtCACAGAGAGTGGACGGCGCTACTCCCGCTACGGAAAGTGCAAT GGTCACTCCAGCTTCATCACTCACCTTGATTGGTCCAAAGACGGGAAGTACATTATGTCCAACTCAGGCGATTACGAAATCCTTTACT GGGACATCGCTGGAGGCTGCAAACTGCTGAGGAACCGCTATGAGAGCAAAGACAGAGAATGGGCGTCCTACACCTGTGTACTGGGCTTCCACGTCATGG GTGTGTGGTTGGAGGGTTCAGACGGTACAGACATCAACGCCCTCTGTCGCTCCCACAATGAGAGAATGGTGGCGGTGGCCGATGACTTCTGTAAAGTCCACCTCTTCCAGTACCCCTGCCCAAAACCCAAA GCTCCAAACCACAGTTATGAGGGCCACGGCAGTCACGTGACCAACGTGCGCTTCACCCACTGTGACAGTCACGTGCTCTCAATGGGCGGCAAGGACACCTGTATCCTCCAGTGGAGGGTCAAGAGAGGAGGGACGGGGGACAGCAGGGGAGACCGCCTacactcctcctcttccacctcaaCCAGCTCCCCAGAACCttaa
- the LOC129835088 gene encoding evolutionarily conserved signaling intermediate in Toll pathway, mitochondrial-like, protein MNCARCLLRLQSVGFLAPSVRAAVQHAALLQPATALSQMTVHNTCGQALRHFYGSPGCYKSQPVPTDPGEAHEDRIKKDKSLITHDDLFERVAREAKTKATFNRVVDVFSKRDIRRRGHVEFIYAALKKMPEFGVERDLTVYNKLLDVFPKEVFVPRNFIQRMFNHYPRQQECGVQLLEQMENYGIMPNVESKVLIVQIFGDKSHPMRKYQRIMYWFPKFKHANPFPIPLQLPEDPVDLARLSLNRIANDLDAKVTVYQMPCTDISESGEEITFPHVVGIQSPDQMELLAKHNPNRPVFVEGPFPLWLRKICVYYYILRADPLPPEEKVEEPYDPERCFDYPLQLDLDLDRDMGDDDSFNVEDVDEGPVFAMCMTSQGDQATLNQWVSGLQETNPILGRVPTLFRLEAGPRELQGVADPGPGDREEGEEEAETQTEVETDIVVEEEHRRSEGVKQ, encoded by the exons ATGAACTGTGCCCGCTGTCTACTACGGCTCCAGAGTGTAGGGTTCCTGGCCCCCTCTGTCAGAGCAGCTGTCCAGCATGCTGCCCTGCTTCAGCCAGCCACAGCACTGTCCCAAATGACAGTACACAACACATGTGGCCAG GCACTCAGGCATTTCTATGGCAGCCCTGGATGTTATAAGAGCCAGCCTGTACCCACCGACCCTGGTGAAGCGCATGAGGATAGAATAAAGAAGGACAAGTCACTGATCACTCACGATGACCTGTTTGAGAGGGTGGCCAGGGAGGCCAAGACTAAGGCCACCTTCAACAGAGTGGTGGATGTCTTCAGTAAGAGGGACATACGGCGTCGGGGTCATGTAGAGTTCATATACGCTGCCTTGAAGAAGATGCCAGAGTTTGGTGTGGAACGGGACCTTACAGTCTACAACAAGCTGTTGGATGTCTTTCCCAAGGAGGTGTTTGTCCCCAGGAATTTTATCCAGCGCATGTTCAACCACTACCCCCGACAGCAGGAGTGTGGGGTTCAACTGCTTGAACAGATGGAGAACTATG GTATCATGCCAAATGTCGAAAGTAAGGTCCTGATCGTCCAGATCTTCGGGGACAAGAGCCACCCGATGAGGAAGTACCAGCGCATCATGTACTGGTTCCCCAAGTTCAAGCACGCCAACCCCTTCCCCATCCCCCTGCAGCTCCCTGAGGATCCTGTAGATCTGGCCCGCCTCAGTCTCAACCGCATCGCCAACGACCTGGACGCTAAGGTCACCGTCTACCAGATGCCCTGTACCGACATCTCTGAGTCAGGAGAGGAGATCACCTTCCCACACGTCGTAG GGATCCAGAGCCCAGACCAGATGGAGCTGCTGGCTAAACATAACCCCAACAGGCCTGTGTTTGTGGAGGGCCCCTTCCCCCTGTGGCTGAGGAAGATCTGTGTCTACTACTACATACTCAGGGCTGACCCACTGCCCCCCGAGGAGAAG GTGGAGGAGCCTTACGACCCTGAGAGGTGTTTCGACTACCCTCTTCAGCTGGACCTGGACTTGGACCGGGACATGGGGGACGACGACAGCTTCAACGTGGAAGACG TGGATGAAGGGCCGGTGTTCGCCATGTGTATGACGAGCCAGGGGGATCAGGCCACCCTGAACCAATGGGTCTCAGGCCTGCAGGAGACCAACCCTATCCTGGGCCGCGTCCCTACCCTGTTCCGCCTGGAGGCCGGTCCCAGGGAGCTCCAGGGAGTGGCAGACCCAGGACccggggacagggaggagggcgaagaggaggcagagacacagacggAGGTAGAGACAGATATTGTTGTGGAGGAGGAGCATCGGCGTAGCGAGGGAGTGAAGCAGTGA
- the LOC129835087 gene encoding echinoderm microtubule-associated protein-like 3 isoform X1 produces the protein MDGSTNSLDDVSAGSSADYPDRVSTIEGRLQLQENEITLLKSSLADALRRLRLHDQLIPLLKQQLIAVNPAAARVLNQVFCSDGFSSSRKLSSSSALDGTRHPATSQVGNNIEGENGHYGDNGSLVPMCKPPTYDRATQTELTPLGQDQGLDRVPLALTSDIQSLSLEDALPKGISPTEGSRATLHRIQGLEEDEEVEKEKDLSRASSVEEPIHPTTMRSLQREDLQDPNGSTESLSSGRQTPIPGSPATPKDLPPSPRSGPLSTILEGQNKPLVRRNSEKLSKDPQEKTKKRLDKKAASSANLLTRSPSLESRTKELIASAASAGSRRGTQGQSIKMFIRGRPITMYVPSNIQNYDDLRMEPPVEKLELDWVYGYRGRDCRANLYLLASGEAVYFIACVVVLYHINNRTQRHYSKHTDCVRCLTIHPDRVRVASGQTAGVDKDGKPLQPYVHIWDSSTLITLQQIGLGTFERGVGSVAFSFADSGAFLCVIDDSNEHMLSVWDCAKGTKHAEVKSTNEAVFTVEFNPNDSTNIITCGKSHVYFWTLSAGSLTKKQGIFGKYKKPKFIQCFVFSLTGDVLTGDSEGNILTWGKSPGDVKTLGKGAKETFQIMRQTRAHDGSVFTLCMLQGGALLSGGGKDRKIIRWSADLAPERECEIPEEFGAVRCIADVDGEEVLVGTTRNAILRGTFSDGFVAIVQGHVDEMWGLATHPSQDVFLTCGHDRQVCVWNTEEHKLDWCTTLEEYGLCADFCPNGAVVSVGLSTGRWLVLDLQTKDVVSDYTDGNEQLSVMRYSPDGSFLAVGSHDNFIYIYNVTESGRRYSRYGKCNGHSSFITHLDWSKDGKYIMSNSGDYEILYWDIAGGCKLLRNRYESKDREWASYTCVLGFHVMGVWLEGSDGTDINALCRSHNERMVAVADDFCKVHLFQYPCPKPKAPNHSYEGHGSHVTNVRFTHCDSHVLSMGGKDTCILQWRVKRGGTGDSRGDRLHSSSSTSTSSPEP, from the exons ATGGATGGTTCTACGAATAGTCTAG ATGATGTGTCGGCAGGCAGCAGCGCTGACTACCCAGACCGGGTGTCCACGATAGAGGGGCGCCTTCAGTTGCAGGAGAACGAGATCACTCTGCTCAAGTCATCACTGGCCGACGCGCTGCGCAGGCTCCGCCTCCACGACCAGCTGATCCCCCTGCTCAAACAGCAGCTCATCGCAG TGAACCCTGCAGCGGCCCGTGTCCTGAACCAAGTCTTCTGCTCTGATGGTTTCTCCAGCTCCCGTAAACTGTCTTCCAGCTCAGCCCTGGATGGCACCCGCCACCCTGCCACCAG cCAAGTGGGAAACAACATTGAAGGTGAGAATGGTCACTATGGGGACAATGGATCCCTAGTCCCTATGTGTAAGCCCCCTACATATGATCGGGCTACCCAGACAGAGCTCACCCCGCTGGGGCAGGACCAGGGGCTAGACAGGGTCCCCCTGGCTCTCACCAGTGACATCCAGAGCCTCTCCCTGGAAGATGCCCTCCCCAAGGGTATCTCTCCGACCGAGGGGTCCCGGGCCACGCTCCACCGCATCCAGGGGCTTGAAGAGGATGAGGAAGTGGAGAAGGAAAAGGACCTGAGCAGGGCGTCTTCTGTAGAGGAGCCCATCCACCCCACCACCATGAGGAGCCTCCAGAGAGAGGACCTCCAGGACCCCAATGGCTCCACGGAGAGCCTGAGTTCAGGCCGCCAGACCCCAATCCCGGGGTCCCCAGCCACCCCTAAGGACCTGCCCCCCAGCCCCCGGAGCGGACCTCTCTCCACTATCCTGGAGGGCCAGAATAAACCCTT AGTTCGCAGGAACAGTGAGAAACTGTCAAAGGACCCCCAGGAGAAGACCAAGAAGCGGTTGGACAAAAAAGCAGCTTCTTCGGCCAACCTCCTCACCCGATCCCCCAGTCTGGAGAG CCGGACCAAAGAGCTCATCGCCAGTGCAG CATCAGCCGGATCGAGACGAGGAACCCAAG GTCAATCAATCAAGATGTTCATCCGCGGTCGACCAATCACCATGTACGTCCCCTCCAACATCCAGAACTACGATGATCTGAGGATGGAGCCACCTGTAGAGAAACTGGAACTCGATTGGGT TTACGGTTACCGGGGGCGTGACTGCCGAGCCAACCTGTACCTGCTGGCGTCGGGGGAGGCAGTATACTTCATCGCCTGTGTGGTGGTGCTGTACCACATCAACAACCGCACTCAACGCCACTACAGCAAACACACAGACTGTGTCCGCTG TCTAACCATCCATCCAGACAGGGTGCGGGTGGCGTCGGGGCAGACGGCTGGGGTGGATAAGGATGGCAAG CCTCTGCAGCCTTATGTCCACATATGGGATTCCTCCACATTGATCACCCTACAACAGATAGGACTGGGCACGTTTGAGCGAGGTGTAGGATCTGTAGCCTTCTCCTTTGCA GACTCTGGAGCCTTCCTCTGTGTGATTGATGACTCCAATGAAcacatgctgtctgtgtgggactGCGCCAAAGGAACCAAGCACGCAGAGGTTAAG AGCACCAACGAGGCAGTGTTTACAGTCGAGTTTAACCCCAACGACAGCACCAACATCATCACCTGTGGCAAGTCTCACGTCTACTTCTGGACGCTAAGTGCCGGCTCACTCACCAAGAAGCAGGGCATCTTCGGG AAATACAAGAAGCCCAAGTTCATCCAGTGCTTTGTGTTCAGCCTGACGGGAGACGTGCTGACCGGGGACTCCGAGGGGAACATCCTGACCTGGGGCAAATCACCCGGCGACGTCAAGACACTGGGGAAAGGGGCCAAAG AGACGTTCCAGATCATGCGGCAGACGCGGGCCCACGACGGCAGTGTGTTTACTCTGTGTATGCTGCAGGGGGGCGCTCTCCTCAGCGGCGGGGGTAAAGACCGTAAGATCATCCGCTGGAGCGCTGACCTGGCACCCGAGAGAGAGTGTGAG ATTCCAGAAGAGTTCGGGGCGGTCCGTTGCATTGCGGATGTAGACGGGGAAGAGGTGTTGGTTGGTACCACCCGAAATGCCATCCTAAGGGGCACTTTCTCTGACGGCTTCGTGGCCATAGTACAG GGCCATGTGGATGAGATGTGGGGCTtggccacacacccctcccaggaTGTCTTCCTCACCTGTGGACATGACAGACAGGTGTGCGTGTGGAACACAGAGGAGCACAAACTGGACTGGTGCACCACGCTAGAG GAGTATGGGCTGTGTGCTGATTTCTGTCCCAATGGGGCTGTGGTGTCTGTTGGGCTGAGCACGGGCAG GTGGCTGGTCCTTGACCTGCAGACCAAAGATGTAGTCTCAGACTACACAGATGGGAATGAACAGCTGTCCGTAATGAGATACTCACCAG ATGGAAGCTTCCTGGCCGTGGGTTCCCATGACAActtcatctacatctataacgtCACAGAGAGTGGACGGCGCTACTCCCGCTACGGAAAGTGCAAT GGTCACTCCAGCTTCATCACTCACCTTGATTGGTCCAAAGACGGGAAGTACATTATGTCCAACTCAGGCGATTACGAAATCCTTTACT GGGACATCGCTGGAGGCTGCAAACTGCTGAGGAACCGCTATGAGAGCAAAGACAGAGAATGGGCGTCCTACACCTGTGTACTGGGCTTCCACGTCATGG GTGTGTGGTTGGAGGGTTCAGACGGTACAGACATCAACGCCCTCTGTCGCTCCCACAATGAGAGAATGGTGGCGGTGGCCGATGACTTCTGTAAAGTCCACCTCTTCCAGTACCCCTGCCCAAAACCCAAA GCTCCAAACCACAGTTATGAGGGCCACGGCAGTCACGTGACCAACGTGCGCTTCACCCACTGTGACAGTCACGTGCTCTCAATGGGCGGCAAGGACACCTGTATCCTCCAGTGGAGGGTCAAGAGAGGAGGGACGGGGGACAGCAGGGGAGACCGCCTacactcctcctcttccacctcaaCCAGCTCCCCAGAACCttaa